A single Bifidobacterium scardovii JCM 12489 = DSM 13734 DNA region contains:
- the rpsA gene encoding 30S ribosomal protein S1 → MAENNNEVTKVAINDIGTEEDFIKAVDSTIKNFDDGDLVEGTVVKVDHDEVLLDIGYKTEGVIPSRELSIKKDVDPDEVVEVGDTIEALVVTKEDKEGRLILSKKRAQYERAWGDIEKIKDADGVVEGTVIEAVKGGLIVDIGLRGFLPASLVEMRRVRDLSPYIGQKIKAKILELDKNRNNVVLSRRQYLEETQSEVRETFLSQLKKGQIREGVVSSIVNFGAFVDLGGVDGLIHVSELSWKHIDHPSEVVKVGDKVTVEVLDVDLDRERISLSLKATQEDPWQRFARTHVPGQIVKGKVTKIVQFGVFISVEDGIEGLVHISELANRHVENPETVVKPGEEVFVKVIDVDLDRRRISLSLKQANDSVDPASEDFDPALYGMPAEYDEDGNYKYPEGFDPNTNEWIAGFEKQREEWESQYAAAHDLWEQHKAFVAKELENAAASAAEDGQAPKEEKVEEVSNYSSDSSSTGTLADSDQLAALRDQLLGK, encoded by the coding sequence ATGGCAGAGAACAACAACGAAGTCACCAAGGTCGCGATCAACGATATCGGCACTGAGGAGGACTTCATCAAGGCAGTCGATTCCACCATCAAGAACTTCGATGATGGTGATCTGGTTGAGGGCACCGTCGTCAAGGTCGATCATGACGAGGTTCTGCTCGACATCGGCTACAAGACCGAGGGTGTGATCCCCTCCCGCGAACTTTCCATCAAGAAGGACGTCGATCCTGACGAGGTCGTCGAGGTCGGCGACACCATCGAGGCCCTTGTCGTCACCAAGGAAGACAAGGAAGGCCGTCTGATCCTGTCCAAGAAGCGCGCCCAGTACGAGCGCGCCTGGGGCGACATCGAGAAGATCAAGGATGCCGACGGCGTCGTCGAGGGCACCGTCATCGAAGCCGTCAAGGGCGGCCTCATCGTGGACATCGGTCTGCGCGGCTTCCTGCCGGCTTCCCTCGTCGAGATGCGTCGCGTGCGCGACCTGTCCCCGTACATCGGCCAGAAGATCAAGGCCAAGATCCTGGAGCTCGACAAGAACCGCAACAACGTGGTCCTGTCCCGTCGCCAGTACCTCGAGGAGACCCAGTCCGAAGTGCGCGAGACCTTCCTCTCGCAGCTCAAGAAGGGCCAGATCCGCGAGGGTGTCGTGTCCTCCATCGTCAACTTCGGCGCGTTCGTCGATCTCGGTGGCGTTGACGGCCTGATCCACGTCTCCGAGCTGTCCTGGAAGCACATCGACCACCCGTCCGAGGTCGTCAAGGTCGGCGACAAGGTCACCGTCGAGGTGCTCGACGTCGATCTGGACCGCGAGCGCATCTCCCTGTCCCTGAAGGCGACCCAGGAGGATCCGTGGCAGCGCTTCGCCCGCACCCACGTCCCCGGCCAGATCGTCAAGGGCAAGGTCACCAAGATCGTCCAGTTCGGCGTGTTCATCTCCGTCGAGGACGGCATCGAGGGCCTGGTGCACATCTCCGAGCTGGCCAACCGCCACGTGGAGAACCCGGAGACCGTCGTCAAGCCCGGCGAAGAGGTCTTCGTCAAGGTCATCGACGTCGATCTCGACCGTCGCCGCATCTCCCTGTCCCTCAAGCAGGCCAACGACTCCGTCGACCCGGCTTCCGAGGACTTCGATCCGGCGCTGTACGGCATGCCGGCCGAGTACGACGAGGACGGCAACTACAAGTACCCCGAAGGCTTCGATCCGAACACCAACGAGTGGATCGCCGGCTTCGAGAAGCAGCGCGAGGAGTGGGAGTCCCAGTACGCGGCCGCCCACGACCTGTGGGAGCAGCACAAGGCGTTCGTGGCCAAGGAGCTCGAGAACGCCGCCGCTTCCGCCGCCGAGGACGGACAGGCCCCGAAGGAAGAGAAGGTCGAAGAGGTGTCCAACTACTCCTCCGATTCCTCTTCCACCGGTACCCTCGCCGATTCCGATCAGCTCGCCGCCCTGCGCGACCAGCTGCTCGGCAAGTGA
- a CDS encoding bifunctional methylenetetrahydrofolate dehydrogenase/methenyltetrahydrofolate cyclohydrolase yields MTIKLDGKQTAATIKADLTARVRRLRDAGVEPGLGTLLVGSDPGSVKYVAGKHADCAQVGIRSIKRELPADAGFDDIAEAVRSLNDDPACTGYIVQLPLPAGIDENAIIGLIDPAKDADGMHPYNLGELVLHVRGDIATPLPCTPRGVLELLNAYGIDLNGKEVCVLGRGITIGRTIGLLLSRKEVNATVTLCHTGTRDIAEHARRADVIVAAMGSAGFVTPDMVREGAVLVDVGVSRVFDEEAGRYRIKGDIDKACYDKAYAYSPNPGGVGPMTRAMLLANVVEMAERRLV; encoded by the coding sequence ATGACCATCAAACTCGACGGCAAGCAGACTGCCGCGACCATCAAGGCGGATCTGACCGCACGCGTACGGCGACTGCGCGACGCGGGCGTCGAACCGGGGTTGGGGACGCTGCTGGTCGGGTCCGATCCCGGATCGGTCAAGTACGTAGCCGGCAAGCACGCCGACTGCGCCCAGGTCGGCATCCGTTCGATCAAGCGCGAGCTGCCCGCCGACGCGGGCTTCGACGACATCGCCGAGGCAGTTCGCTCGCTCAACGACGATCCGGCCTGCACCGGCTATATCGTGCAGCTGCCGTTGCCGGCGGGCATCGACGAGAACGCGATCATCGGGCTGATCGACCCGGCCAAGGACGCGGACGGCATGCACCCGTACAATCTGGGCGAACTCGTGCTGCACGTGCGCGGGGACATCGCCACGCCGCTGCCGTGCACGCCCCGCGGCGTGCTGGAACTGCTGAACGCCTACGGCATCGACCTGAACGGCAAGGAAGTGTGCGTGCTCGGGCGCGGCATCACGATCGGGCGCACGATCGGCCTGCTGCTGAGCCGCAAGGAGGTCAACGCGACCGTGACCCTGTGCCACACCGGCACGCGCGACATCGCCGAGCACGCGCGCCGCGCCGACGTGATCGTCGCCGCCATGGGCTCCGCCGGATTCGTCACGCCTGACATGGTGCGCGAGGGGGCCGTGCTCGTCGACGTCGGCGTCTCGCGCGTCTTCGACGAGGAGGCCGGTCGCTACCGCATCAAGGGCGACATCGACAAGGCCTGCTACGACAAGGCCTACGCCTACTCGCCGAATCCGGGCGGCGTCGGCCCGATGACCCGGGCCATGCTGCTCGCCAACGTAGTGGAAATGGCCGAACGCCGTCTCGTCTGA
- a CDS encoding metal ABC transporter solute-binding protein, Zn/Mn family yields the protein MRIRGTHMARAVAAVAAAGLMLVTGACGASKAGTEPAQPSEPAQQGPIEVVASINQWGSLAEQIGGDDVTVTSILSSTTVDAHDFEPKTSDMAAIAKAAIVVSNGAGYDAWATKNVSKNAVTVSAAQTVGAMEGDNPHLWFSKDARTGMAKELVNAFSKALPAKKKAFSKRYDAWLKREQAIEDKMAAFAKDHANPTYAATEAVAYYLMSDMGFKDLTPEGYAASTASEGEPAPADLQAFQKLVEGRSVDLLVNNTQEASDATNLITGTAGRSEVPVFDVSEQMPKDKTDLTDWIDSMVDAIDGIFDERDAQSCEDASTSDGSADSGDSNGKDGKGSSDGTADKDASGPSDTKGDGVAQCQTDKTGDAGKADDSDKAGKTDGGSATTTGGAADTPSDPGK from the coding sequence ATGCGTATCAGGGGAACTCACATGGCGCGGGCCGTTGCGGCCGTCGCCGCAGCCGGACTCATGCTGGTCACCGGCGCCTGCGGCGCGTCGAAGGCCGGCACCGAGCCCGCCCAGCCAAGCGAGCCGGCGCAGCAGGGGCCGATCGAGGTGGTCGCCTCGATCAACCAGTGGGGTTCCCTGGCCGAGCAGATCGGCGGCGACGACGTCACGGTCACGTCGATCCTGAGCAGCACGACCGTGGACGCGCATGACTTCGAGCCGAAGACCTCGGATATGGCCGCGATCGCGAAGGCCGCCATCGTCGTGTCGAACGGCGCCGGCTACGACGCATGGGCCACCAAAAACGTCTCCAAGAACGCCGTCACCGTGTCGGCGGCGCAGACCGTCGGCGCCATGGAGGGCGACAACCCGCACCTGTGGTTCTCGAAGGACGCGCGAACCGGCATGGCCAAGGAGCTGGTGAACGCCTTCTCCAAGGCGTTGCCCGCCAAGAAGAAGGCGTTCTCCAAGCGCTACGACGCCTGGCTCAAGCGCGAGCAGGCCATCGAGGACAAAATGGCCGCATTCGCCAAGGACCACGCCAATCCGACGTACGCGGCCACGGAGGCCGTCGCCTACTACCTCATGTCGGATATGGGATTCAAGGACCTGACCCCGGAGGGCTACGCCGCGTCCACGGCCTCCGAGGGCGAGCCGGCACCGGCCGACCTGCAGGCGTTCCAGAAACTGGTCGAGGGGCGCAGCGTCGACCTGCTGGTCAACAACACGCAGGAGGCGTCGGACGCCACCAATCTGATCACGGGAACCGCCGGCCGCTCCGAGGTGCCCGTGTTCGACGTCAGCGAACAGATGCCCAAGGACAAGACCGATCTCACCGATTGGATCGACTCGATGGTCGACGCGATCGACGGCATCTTCGACGAGCGAGACGCTCAGTCCTGCGAGGACGCGTCCACGTCGGACGGCTCGGCTGACTCGGGCGACTCGAACGGCAAGGATGGCAAGGGCTCCTCGGACGGCACCGCCGACAAAGACGCATCCGGCCCATCCGACACCAAGGGCGACGGCGTGGCGCAGTGCCAGACCGACAAGACGGGCGACGCCGGCAAGGCGGACGACTCCGATAAGGCGGGCAAGACGGATGGTGGCTCCGCAACGACCACCGGCGGCGCCGCCGACACGCCCTCCGACCCGGGCAAGTAA
- a CDS encoding ABC transporter ATP-binding protein, which yields MTDLNNGTAADCIVFRDAAVSRGGRIIWQHGTFAIPSGSVTAIVGTNGTGKTTMMKAELGLIPAAAGSIQVLGRPAGESNRQIGYVPQSYTSDIDSNLTAEQSVLLGLTGTRFGIHPVTREQRAKAYEAMRFTGIDDKAHYRLSELSGGLRQRVAIAQALVSDPKLLMLDEPLANLDLASQRATVHVLARLNKELGMTIQVVAHDLNMLLPILTGAVYLLDGHPHYAAMNQVLDSQLLTHLYGTKVQVVTTPQGDMFVTPTPDETAQTDQDTHDPSEVALFHQHGHHDGTQDTHDGRRDGDREGRNAR from the coding sequence ATGACGGACTTGAACAACGGCACCGCCGCGGACTGCATCGTCTTCCGCGACGCCGCGGTATCGCGCGGCGGGCGCATCATCTGGCAGCATGGCACCTTCGCCATCCCCTCGGGGTCGGTGACCGCGATCGTCGGCACGAACGGCACCGGCAAGACCACGATGATGAAGGCCGAACTGGGGCTGATCCCCGCCGCGGCCGGCTCCATCCAGGTGCTCGGCCGCCCGGCCGGGGAATCCAACCGGCAGATCGGCTACGTGCCGCAGAGCTACACCTCCGACATCGACTCGAATCTGACCGCCGAGCAGTCGGTGCTGCTGGGCCTGACCGGCACCCGGTTCGGCATCCATCCGGTCACGCGCGAGCAGCGGGCCAAGGCGTACGAGGCCATGCGCTTCACCGGCATCGACGACAAGGCGCACTACCGGCTGTCCGAACTGTCCGGCGGCCTGCGCCAGCGCGTCGCCATCGCGCAGGCGCTCGTGTCCGATCCGAAGCTGCTCATGCTCGACGAACCGCTCGCCAACCTCGACCTGGCCAGCCAGCGCGCCACCGTGCACGTGCTCGCCCGGCTCAACAAGGAACTCGGCATGACGATCCAGGTGGTGGCGCACGACCTGAACATGCTGCTGCCGATCCTGACCGGCGCGGTCTACCTGTTGGACGGGCACCCGCACTACGCCGCGATGAACCAGGTGCTCGACTCGCAGCTGCTCACGCACCTGTACGGCACGAAGGTGCAGGTGGTCACCACGCCGCAGGGCGACATGTTCGTCACGCCGACGCCGGACGAGACGGCGCAGACCGATCAGGACACGCACGACCCGTCGGAGGTCGCCCTGTTCCACCAGCACGGCCACCACGACGGGACGCAGGATACGCATGACGGCCGCCGGGACGGCGACCGGGAAGGAAGGAACGCGCGATGA
- a CDS encoding metal ABC transporter permease yields the protein MNTVRFSFDPQWMETLSAPFMTNAFLAGLCIALAAGVMGYFTIARHSTFAAHALAHIGLPGATGAVLLGLPVSVGLGVFALGGALVIGALGKRASQREIATGTVLAFATGLGLFFARLSTSASQQMQSILFGSILTITTGQIIGFAVFDVILIAVLAIIYRPLLFSSVDEQVAQAKGVPIGAMNVAFMAIMAGVITIAVPAVGTLLIFALVITPAATANILAGSPFKAMVVASVLCLISIWGGLVLSAMFPAPPSFIIVTLSTLFWALAKAVEALRKH from the coding sequence ATGAACACCGTTCGATTCTCATTCGACCCCCAGTGGATGGAGACGCTGTCGGCCCCGTTCATGACCAACGCGTTCCTCGCCGGACTGTGCATCGCGCTGGCCGCCGGCGTGATGGGATATTTCACGATCGCCCGGCACTCCACGTTCGCCGCGCACGCGCTCGCGCACATCGGCCTGCCCGGCGCGACCGGCGCGGTGCTGCTCGGCCTGCCCGTATCGGTCGGGCTCGGCGTGTTCGCGCTCGGCGGCGCGCTGGTGATCGGCGCGCTCGGCAAACGCGCCTCGCAGCGCGAGATCGCGACGGGCACCGTGCTGGCCTTCGCCACCGGTCTCGGCCTGTTCTTCGCGCGCCTGTCCACCTCCGCATCCCAGCAGATGCAATCGATCCTCTTCGGCTCGATCCTGACCATCACCACCGGGCAGATCATCGGTTTCGCCGTCTTCGACGTGATCCTGATCGCCGTGCTGGCGATCATCTACCGTCCGCTGCTGTTCAGCTCGGTCGACGAGCAGGTCGCGCAGGCCAAGGGCGTGCCGATCGGCGCCATGAACGTGGCGTTCATGGCGATCATGGCCGGCGTGATCACCATCGCCGTGCCGGCCGTCGGCACGCTGCTGATCTTCGCGCTGGTCATCACGCCGGCGGCGACGGCGAACATCCTGGCCGGCTCCCCGTTCAAGGCGATGGTCGTGGCCAGCGTGCTGTGCCTGATATCGATCTGGGGAGGCCTGGTGCTGTCGGCGATGTTCCCCGCTCCCCCGAGCTTCATCATCGTGACGCTTTCCACGCTGTTCTGGGCGCTCGCCAAGGCCGTGGAGGCCCTGCGCAAGCACTAG
- the ispF gene encoding 2-C-methyl-D-erythritol 2,4-cyclodiphosphate synthase produces MTPSAAPSALPTALPRVGQGFDAHRFADPSSGRTLWLACLAWDGTGIEGDSDGDVAAHALIDALLSGSGLGDIGSLFGVGADSAGAGRHGADMLRVTVSHLHDHGFAPANASVALIGNRPKIGPRRAEAASAMSDAVGCPVSLTATTTDGMGFTGRGEGIAAIATALILPC; encoded by the coding sequence GTGACCCCGTCCGCCGCGCCATCCGCATTGCCGACCGCATTGCCGCGCGTCGGGCAGGGGTTCGACGCGCATCGATTCGCCGATCCCTCCTCGGGTAGGACGTTGTGGCTGGCGTGCCTGGCATGGGACGGCACGGGCATCGAGGGGGACTCCGACGGCGACGTGGCGGCCCATGCGCTGATCGACGCGCTGCTGTCGGGCTCAGGTCTGGGGGATATCGGCTCGCTGTTCGGCGTGGGGGCCGACTCCGCCGGCGCCGGCCGTCATGGCGCCGATATGCTGCGGGTCACCGTCTCGCATCTGCATGATCATGGGTTCGCCCCGGCCAACGCCAGCGTCGCATTGATCGGCAATCGCCCGAAAATCGGCCCGCGCCGGGCCGAAGCCGCGTCGGCGATGTCCGATGCGGTCGGATGCCCGGTCTCGCTGACCGCGACCACCACCGACGGCATGGGCTTCACCGGCCGCGGCGAGGGCATCGCCGCCATCGCCACGGCGCTGATCCTGCCGTGCTGA
- a CDS encoding CarD family transcriptional regulator, with the protein MGYKVGDMVVYPRHGAAKVEAITERTVKGVTREYLQLSVLSSDGLVINVPVENAKKVGVRDIVDANEVAKVFEILRTPIVEKEMNWSRRYKLNVEKIATGDVNKIAEVVRDLAQRDVDEHGLSAGEKRMLTKARSILTSEIALSEKLDDEDAQRLLDVNLGYADPQPGDDKHHTKAPEEPATATLARIEAEHKKSKRK; encoded by the coding sequence ATGGGTTACAAGGTCGGCGATATGGTGGTCTATCCGCGTCACGGCGCGGCGAAGGTTGAAGCCATCACCGAACGGACAGTGAAGGGTGTCACCAGGGAGTATCTGCAGCTGTCCGTGCTGTCCTCCGACGGGCTGGTCATCAACGTTCCGGTCGAGAACGCCAAGAAGGTCGGCGTGCGCGACATCGTCGACGCCAACGAGGTCGCGAAGGTGTTCGAGATCCTGCGCACCCCGATCGTCGAGAAGGAAATGAACTGGTCGCGCCGCTACAAGCTGAACGTCGAGAAGATCGCGACCGGCGACGTGAACAAGATCGCCGAGGTGGTGCGCGACCTCGCGCAGCGCGACGTCGACGAGCACGGCCTGTCCGCCGGCGAGAAGCGCATGCTGACCAAGGCGCGCAGCATCCTCACCTCCGAGATCGCGCTGTCCGAGAAGCTGGACGACGAGGACGCGCAGCGACTGCTCGACGTGAACCTCGGCTACGCCGACCCCCAGCCGGGCGACGACAAGCACCACACCAAGGCTCCCGAGGAGCCGGCGACGGCCACGCTCGCCCGCATCGAGGCCGAGCACAAGAAGTCCAAGCGCAAGTGA
- the glgB gene encoding 1,4-alpha-glucan branching protein GlgB, with protein MTTHTNINDDTVAVPVNQGDLDAVSNASFYNPHEVLGGHLGTGKHRDMVTIRVLRPMAKTVTIVTQNGETPATHEFNGVFVAVVPAAEGEDGPSIPDYRVRTSYENGTTVTEDDPYRYLPTIGEMDTYLFGEGRHERLWEALGAHVLRYDDPMGGADGTPGEQVVGTAFTVWAPNAHAVRVVGNFNSWDGRRHAMREIGSSGVWEIFIPGVQAGEVYKYEILNANYDWTMKADPMERSHEIPPATGSIVVESAHDWDDGEWMDHRRATDPHAGPVSIYEVHAGSWRKDVSNYHELADKLVPYVKSMGFTHVEFMPLAQHPFSGSWGYQVTGYYAVDSRLGSPDQFKYLIDQFHQAGIGVIMDWVPAHFPKDAFALGRFDGTPLYEDPDPTRGEHPDWGTYVFNFGRREVRNFLVANACFWMDEYHIDALRVDAVSSMLYLDYSREPGQWHPNIYGGRENLEAIDFLKEANATAYKNNPGVMMIAEESTAYPGITAPTSAGGLGFGLKWNMGWMHDTLEYLHETPINRKWHHNEITFSMVYAYSEHYVLPISHDEVVYGKGSVFGKMPGDDWQKYAGVRSLFAYHWAHPGKNLSFMGNEVAQWGEWDHDGSVDWAALDWPDHRGVQHMVADLNDLYKRSPALWSQDFDPAGFQWLTSDDADHNTLSFVRIGKDGEQMVVVVNFSGEAWQDYQVPLPQGGKWREVMTTDDAKYGGSDIHNGTFEAVPGEYHSRDWSAKLTIPALGAVFLEPTD; from the coding sequence ATGACTACACACACGAACATCAATGACGATACCGTTGCTGTCCCCGTCAACCAGGGCGACCTGGATGCGGTGAGCAACGCCTCCTTCTACAACCCCCATGAAGTGCTCGGCGGGCATCTGGGGACCGGCAAGCATCGGGACATGGTCACGATCCGTGTGCTTCGCCCCATGGCCAAGACCGTGACCATCGTCACCCAGAACGGCGAAACCCCGGCGACCCACGAATTCAATGGCGTCTTCGTGGCCGTCGTCCCCGCCGCCGAGGGCGAGGACGGGCCCTCCATCCCCGACTACCGCGTGCGCACCTCGTACGAGAACGGCACGACCGTGACCGAGGACGATCCGTACCGCTATCTGCCGACCATCGGCGAGATGGACACCTACCTGTTCGGCGAGGGCCGCCACGAGCGCCTCTGGGAGGCTCTTGGCGCGCATGTGCTGCGCTATGACGATCCGATGGGCGGCGCCGACGGCACGCCCGGCGAGCAGGTGGTCGGCACCGCGTTCACCGTGTGGGCGCCCAATGCCCACGCCGTGCGCGTGGTCGGCAACTTCAACTCCTGGGACGGCCGCCGCCACGCCATGCGCGAGATCGGCTCCTCGGGCGTGTGGGAGATCTTCATCCCCGGCGTGCAGGCCGGCGAGGTCTACAAGTACGAGATTCTCAACGCCAACTACGACTGGACGATGAAGGCCGACCCGATGGAACGCTCCCACGAGATCCCGCCGGCCACCGGCTCGATCGTCGTGGAATCCGCCCACGACTGGGACGACGGCGAGTGGATGGACCACCGCCGCGCCACCGACCCGCACGCCGGCCCCGTGAGCATCTATGAAGTGCACGCCGGCAGCTGGCGCAAGGACGTGTCCAACTACCACGAGCTCGCCGACAAGCTCGTGCCGTACGTCAAGTCCATGGGATTCACGCACGTCGAGTTCATGCCACTCGCGCAGCACCCGTTCTCCGGGTCGTGGGGCTACCAGGTCACCGGCTACTACGCCGTGGACTCCCGTCTCGGCTCGCCCGACCAGTTCAAGTACCTGATCGACCAGTTCCATCAGGCCGGCATCGGCGTGATCATGGACTGGGTGCCCGCGCACTTCCCGAAGGACGCGTTCGCCCTCGGCCGCTTCGACGGCACGCCGCTGTACGAGGATCCGGACCCGACCCGCGGCGAGCACCCCGACTGGGGCACCTACGTGTTCAACTTCGGCCGGCGCGAGGTGCGCAACTTCCTCGTGGCCAACGCCTGCTTCTGGATGGACGAGTACCACATCGACGCGCTGCGCGTGGACGCCGTCTCCTCGATGCTCTACCTCGACTACAGCCGCGAGCCCGGCCAGTGGCACCCGAACATCTACGGCGGGCGCGAGAACCTCGAGGCCATCGACTTCCTCAAGGAGGCGAACGCCACCGCGTACAAGAACAACCCCGGCGTCATGATGATCGCCGAGGAGTCGACCGCCTACCCGGGCATCACCGCGCCGACCAGCGCCGGCGGCCTCGGCTTCGGCCTCAAGTGGAACATGGGCTGGATGCACGACACCCTCGAGTACCTGCACGAGACCCCGATCAACCGCAAGTGGCACCACAACGAGATCACGTTCTCGATGGTGTACGCCTATTCGGAGCACTACGTGCTGCCGATCAGCCACGACGAGGTCGTGTACGGCAAGGGCTCGGTGTTCGGCAAGATGCCGGGCGACGACTGGCAGAAGTACGCCGGCGTGCGCTCCCTGTTCGCCTACCATTGGGCGCATCCGGGCAAGAACCTCTCGTTCATGGGCAACGAGGTCGCGCAGTGGGGCGAGTGGGACCACGACGGCTCCGTCGACTGGGCGGCCCTCGACTGGCCCGATCACCGCGGCGTGCAGCATATGGTCGCCGATCTCAACGACCTGTACAAGCGCTCCCCCGCCCTGTGGAGCCAGGACTTCGACCCGGCCGGCTTCCAGTGGCTGACCAGCGACGACGCCGACCACAACACGCTGAGCTTCGTGCGCATCGGCAAGGACGGCGAGCAGATGGTCGTCGTGGTCAACTTCTCCGGCGAGGCGTGGCAGGACTATCAGGTGCCGCTGCCTCAGGGCGGCAAGTGGCGCGAGGTGATGACCACCGACGACGCCAAGTACGGTGGGTCCGACATCCACAACGGCACCTTCGAAGCGGTCCCGGGCGAATACCATTCGCGCGATTGGTCCGCGAAACTCACCATTCCGGCGCTGGGGGCAGTATTCTTGGAACCGACAGACTGA
- a CDS encoding response regulator transcription factor — protein MLNTSTRSTTPRTVLVVEDEPTLATAIAQRITAEGWTARVASDGASAVQAAKQLKPDLVIMDIMLPVMDGLEATKRIVADRPVPVLILTARDDETDKVIGLGAGADDYMTKPFSMRELIARCKALLRRVERAKVIAKNSENEKLLDFGSLVIDPAQRIVTVNGEQVHLTPTEFDLLATLARKPRSVLTREKLLEEVWDWVDASGTRTVDSHVKALRHKLGSETIRTVHGVGYAFEPPSA, from the coding sequence ATGCTGAACACTTCAACGCGTTCCACAACGCCACGCACGGTGCTGGTGGTCGAGGATGAACCGACCTTGGCCACCGCCATCGCGCAGCGCATCACGGCCGAAGGCTGGACGGCGCGCGTGGCCTCCGATGGGGCGAGCGCGGTGCAGGCCGCAAAGCAGCTGAAACCTGATCTGGTGATCATGGACATCATGCTGCCGGTCATGGATGGATTGGAGGCCACGAAACGCATCGTGGCCGACCGGCCGGTGCCGGTGCTGATCCTGACCGCGCGCGACGACGAGACCGACAAGGTGATCGGTCTGGGCGCCGGCGCGGACGACTACATGACCAAGCCGTTCTCGATGCGCGAGCTCATCGCCCGCTGCAAGGCGCTGCTGCGGCGCGTGGAACGCGCGAAGGTCATCGCGAAGAATTCGGAGAACGAGAAGCTGCTCGATTTCGGCTCGCTGGTCATCGATCCGGCGCAGCGCATCGTGACGGTGAACGGCGAGCAGGTGCATCTGACGCCGACCGAGTTCGACCTGCTGGCCACGCTCGCGCGCAAGCCGCGTTCGGTGCTCACGCGCGAAAAGCTGCTCGAGGAGGTGTGGGACTGGGTGGACGCCTCGGGCACCCGCACCGTGGATTCCCACGTCAAGGCGCTGCGCCACAAGCTCGGCTCGGAGACGATCCGCACCGTGCACGGCGTCGGTTATGCGTTCGAGCCGCCGAGCGCGTGA
- a CDS encoding sensor histidine kinase, protein MTSPTTRKPSGARRKGVRPIGFFSSLKIELSVLIVIATAIAFVMAWFLLKIGWSGWLAMPLTLVVALGITYLFSYGLIAPLRQLRDAANAMADGDYTVRVQLGTDSNDEIGQLTRAFNDMAEELQHADQMRLDMIANVSHELRTPVSALQAMVENMADGVTEASPANLESILDQTHRLSDLIAFLLDLSRMEAGAASLNIERFNLHDFLDETIKPLEIADAGHAHDILMRVDAGIEMEGDQDRLRQLFTNIIANALKHSANGTTVLVEASEDVDAGMIVTNVVNFGSQIPVSDRSDIFRRFVKGKAGPGTESGGTGLGLSIARWAAQLHGGTVHVVDDKRGVDFEVRLPKYHIEPDYADE, encoded by the coding sequence ATGACCTCGCCGACCACACGCAAGCCTTCGGGCGCACGCCGCAAAGGGGTGCGCCCGATCGGTTTTTTCTCCTCGCTCAAGATCGAACTGAGCGTGCTCATCGTCATCGCCACGGCCATCGCCTTCGTCATGGCCTGGTTCCTGCTCAAGATCGGCTGGAGCGGATGGCTCGCCATGCCGCTGACGCTGGTCGTGGCGCTGGGCATCACCTACCTGTTCTCGTACGGTCTCATCGCCCCGCTGCGCCAGCTGCGCGACGCGGCCAACGCGATGGCCGACGGCGACTACACGGTGCGCGTGCAGCTGGGCACCGACAGCAACGACGAGATCGGCCAGCTCACCCGCGCGTTCAACGATATGGCCGAGGAGCTCCAGCACGCCGACCAGATGCGCCTCGACATGATCGCCAACGTGAGCCATGAGCTGCGTACGCCCGTATCCGCGCTGCAGGCCATGGTCGAGAACATGGCCGACGGCGTGACGGAGGCCTCCCCCGCCAATCTGGAAAGCATCCTCGACCAGACGCACCGGCTGAGCGATCTGATCGCGTTCCTGCTCGACCTGTCGCGCATGGAGGCCGGCGCGGCCAGCCTGAACATCGAACGGTTCAACCTGCACGATTTTCTGGACGAGACCATCAAGCCGCTGGAGATCGCCGACGCCGGGCACGCGCACGACATCCTCATGCGCGTCGACGCCGGCATCGAGATGGAAGGCGATCAGGACCGCCTGCGCCAGCTGTTCACCAACATCATCGCCAACGCGCTCAAGCACTCGGCCAACGGCACCACGGTGCTCGTCGAGGCGAGCGAGGACGTCGACGCCGGCATGATCGTGACCAATGTGGTCAATTTCGGCTCGCAGATCCCGGTCTCCGACCGATCCGACATCTTCAGGCGCTTCGTCAAGGGCAAGGCCGGCCCCGGCACCGAATCCGGAGGCACCGGCCTGGGCCTGTCGATCGCCCGCTGGGCGGCGCAGCTGCACGGCGGCACCGTGCATGTCGTCGACGACAAGCGTGGCGTCGATTTCGAGGTGCGGCTGCCGAAATACCATATCGAGCCCGACTACGCCGACGAGTGA